Proteins from a genomic interval of Neodiprion lecontei isolate iyNeoLeco1 chromosome 2, iyNeoLeco1.1, whole genome shotgun sequence:
- the LOC107221621 gene encoding rab5 GDP/GTP exchange factor isoform X1, translating to MYSIKTPTLRIDEADLKCKNGCGYFGNEEWQGYCSKCHREHLQKQRAQREHARIHESDSSSKTTVHGFYKFEEKKRQQEKKTKLLKLSVFRKTATKTQGFSEIWQELVKDNPELDKVKSETRDLLVQIAKTPAEKDVRKCIHSFVNNILQMKDIKSVEELSELTQNFYQVFAKRMENSPNYADVSPETKDRLLDYIERYTMTLLYRILFCPPSTTDEDKDLAIQNRIRQLNWVSGKNLECRIHETSSDVRELVYTSITDLLNMDSVKAPQEKLACVVHCCRNIFVLLQQSVGGPASADEFLPALIFIVLKANPARLKSNINFITRFCNASRLMTGEGGYYFTNLCCAVSFIENLTAESLNMPQKDFDAYMSGARVPASTWESALTMCESIHLMCEHITLLDELKAKNLEIIAESDELKKKMQQFPEKVEAEVDAAITRTPLIITPSQRIPTNLDCVDAESYQLPPPIIPQVQNIDIYPQTLNDETNETLTSHVGDYNGPSIEDCITPSPTFDFPAFDSDGGLHGSKGDDDTSLISLDTQCDLTAEESYLQDRDASDSLLDESQASGTNLPSPLKPVCSLREDYHGFSIQGSNIPTIPCNTGDLSHNTSDLEADNYSGYFHNI from the exons ATGTACTCGATCAAGACGCCGACTCTCCGCATTGACGAGGCCGATTTAAAGTGCAAAAATGGTTGTGGATATTTTGGAAACGAAGAATGGCAAGGCTACTGTAGCAAATGTCACAGAGAACATTTGCAAAAGCAACGGGCTCAAAGAGAACACGCCCGCATTCACGAAAG tgATTCAAGCTCTAAGACTACCGTGCACGgtttttacaaatttgaagaaaagaagcgacagcaagaaaagaaaactaaacTATTAAAGCTGTCAGTCTTTCGCAAGACCGCAACGAAAA CTCAAGGTTTTAGCGAGATATGGCAGGAGCTGGTTAAGGATAATCCTGAACTTGACAAAGTGAAATCGGAGACCCGTGACCTTCTGGTACAGATCGCTAAGACTCCGGCTGAGAAAGATGTACGAAAGTGTATTCATTCCTTCGTAAACAACATCTTACAAATGAAGGATATTAAGAGCGTTGAGGAGCTATCCGAACTAACTCAGAACTTCTATCAAGTATTTGCCAAGCGAATGGAAAACAGTCCCAATTATGCAG aTGTTTCTCCAGAAACAAAAGATCGACTACTAGACTACATCGAAAGATACACTATGACCTTACTCTATAGGATACTTTTCTGCCCGCCATCAACTACAGATGAGGACAAGGACCTTGCTATTCAAAACAG AATACGGCAGTTGAATTGGGTGAGCGGAAAGAATCTGGAGTGTCGAATCCACGAAACTAGTTCTGACGTGAGAGAGCTTGTTTACACCTCAATAACAG atttattaaatatgGACTCTGTAAAAGCACCGCAAGAGAAGCTTGCCTGTGTTGTTCATTGTTGtagaaatatatttgtacTACTGCAACAATCTGTTGGGGGTCCAGCTTCAGCCGATGAATTTTTACCGGCGCTTATATTCATTGTGCTGAAAGCTAATCCTGCAAGATTGAAAAGCAACATAAATTTCATCACCCGATTCTGTAATGCTAGCAGATTAATGACTGGTGAAGGAGGTTACTACTTCACAAATTTG TGTTGCGCAGTATCCTTCATAGAAAATCTTACTGCCGAGTCATTAAACATGCCTCAGAAAGATTTCGATGCATATATGTCAGGAGCACGCGTTCCAGCGAGCACATGGGAATCTGCTCTCACTATGTGCGAG aGTATACACCTGATGTGCGAACACATAACACTGCTGGATGAATTGAAAgcgaaaaatttggaaatcatAGCAGAATCCGATGAgcttaagaaaaaaatgcaacaaTTCCCAGAAAAAGTTGAGGCGGAAGTTGACGCTGCGATAACTCGCACTCCCCTTATTATCACGCCGAGTCAAAGGATACCGACTAATCTTGACTGCGTTGATGCAGAGAGCTACCAGCTACCACCACCAATTATACCACAAGTACAAAATATTGAT ATTTACCCTCAAACCCTGAACGACGAAACAAATGAAACACTGACATCTCACGTTGGTGATTACAACGGACCTTCGATCGAGGATTGCATAACACCATCTCCAACTTTTGATTTCCCAGCCTTTGACTCAGATGGTGGTTTGCATGGAAGTAAAGGGGATGACGATACCAGCCTAATTAGCTTGGATACACAATGCGATCTTACAGCAGAAGAATCGTATCTACAAGACAGAGACGCCTCTGATAGTTTGCTAGACGAATCGCAAGCATCGGGCACTAATTTACCATCGCCTCTAAAACCAGTTTGTTCTCTACGTGAAGATTACCATGGATTCTCAATCCAAGGTTCTAACATTCCCACGATCCCGTGCAACACTGGTGATCTTTCTCACAACACTTCGGACTTGGAGGCAGATAACTATTCTGGCTACTTTCACAACATTTGA
- the LOC107221621 gene encoding rab5 GDP/GTP exchange factor isoform X2: MYSIKTPTLRIDEADLKCKNGCGYFGNEEWQGYCSKCHREHLQKQRAQREHARIHESDSSSKTTVHGFYKFEEKKRQQEKKTKLLKLSVFRKTATKTQGFSEIWQELVKDNPELDKVKSETRDLLVQIAKTPAEKDVRKCIHSFVNNILQMKDIKSVEELSELTQNFYQVFAKRMENSPNYADVSPETKDRLLDYIERYTMTLLYRILFCPPSTTDEDKDLAIQNRIRQLNWVSGKNLECRIHETSSDVRELVYTSITDLLNMDSVKAPQEKLACVVHCCRNIFVLLQQSVGGPASADEFLPALIFIVLKANPARLKSNINFITRFCNASRLMTGEGGYYFTNLCCAVSFIENLTAESLNMPQKDFDAYMSGARVPASTWESALTMCESIHLMCEHITLLDELKAKNLEIIAESDELKKKMQQFPEKVEAEVDAAITRTPLIITPSQRIPTNLDCVDAESYQLPPPIIPQIYPQTLNDETNETLTSHVGDYNGPSIEDCITPSPTFDFPAFDSDGGLHGSKGDDDTSLISLDTQCDLTAEESYLQDRDASDSLLDESQASGTNLPSPLKPVCSLREDYHGFSIQGSNIPTIPCNTGDLSHNTSDLEADNYSGYFHNI; the protein is encoded by the exons ATGTACTCGATCAAGACGCCGACTCTCCGCATTGACGAGGCCGATTTAAAGTGCAAAAATGGTTGTGGATATTTTGGAAACGAAGAATGGCAAGGCTACTGTAGCAAATGTCACAGAGAACATTTGCAAAAGCAACGGGCTCAAAGAGAACACGCCCGCATTCACGAAAG tgATTCAAGCTCTAAGACTACCGTGCACGgtttttacaaatttgaagaaaagaagcgacagcaagaaaagaaaactaaacTATTAAAGCTGTCAGTCTTTCGCAAGACCGCAACGAAAA CTCAAGGTTTTAGCGAGATATGGCAGGAGCTGGTTAAGGATAATCCTGAACTTGACAAAGTGAAATCGGAGACCCGTGACCTTCTGGTACAGATCGCTAAGACTCCGGCTGAGAAAGATGTACGAAAGTGTATTCATTCCTTCGTAAACAACATCTTACAAATGAAGGATATTAAGAGCGTTGAGGAGCTATCCGAACTAACTCAGAACTTCTATCAAGTATTTGCCAAGCGAATGGAAAACAGTCCCAATTATGCAG aTGTTTCTCCAGAAACAAAAGATCGACTACTAGACTACATCGAAAGATACACTATGACCTTACTCTATAGGATACTTTTCTGCCCGCCATCAACTACAGATGAGGACAAGGACCTTGCTATTCAAAACAG AATACGGCAGTTGAATTGGGTGAGCGGAAAGAATCTGGAGTGTCGAATCCACGAAACTAGTTCTGACGTGAGAGAGCTTGTTTACACCTCAATAACAG atttattaaatatgGACTCTGTAAAAGCACCGCAAGAGAAGCTTGCCTGTGTTGTTCATTGTTGtagaaatatatttgtacTACTGCAACAATCTGTTGGGGGTCCAGCTTCAGCCGATGAATTTTTACCGGCGCTTATATTCATTGTGCTGAAAGCTAATCCTGCAAGATTGAAAAGCAACATAAATTTCATCACCCGATTCTGTAATGCTAGCAGATTAATGACTGGTGAAGGAGGTTACTACTTCACAAATTTG TGTTGCGCAGTATCCTTCATAGAAAATCTTACTGCCGAGTCATTAAACATGCCTCAGAAAGATTTCGATGCATATATGTCAGGAGCACGCGTTCCAGCGAGCACATGGGAATCTGCTCTCACTATGTGCGAG aGTATACACCTGATGTGCGAACACATAACACTGCTGGATGAATTGAAAgcgaaaaatttggaaatcatAGCAGAATCCGATGAgcttaagaaaaaaatgcaacaaTTCCCAGAAAAAGTTGAGGCGGAAGTTGACGCTGCGATAACTCGCACTCCCCTTATTATCACGCCGAGTCAAAGGATACCGACTAATCTTGACTGCGTTGATGCAGAGAGCTACCAGCTACCACCACCAATTATACCACAA ATTTACCCTCAAACCCTGAACGACGAAACAAATGAAACACTGACATCTCACGTTGGTGATTACAACGGACCTTCGATCGAGGATTGCATAACACCATCTCCAACTTTTGATTTCCCAGCCTTTGACTCAGATGGTGGTTTGCATGGAAGTAAAGGGGATGACGATACCAGCCTAATTAGCTTGGATACACAATGCGATCTTACAGCAGAAGAATCGTATCTACAAGACAGAGACGCCTCTGATAGTTTGCTAGACGAATCGCAAGCATCGGGCACTAATTTACCATCGCCTCTAAAACCAGTTTGTTCTCTACGTGAAGATTACCATGGATTCTCAATCCAAGGTTCTAACATTCCCACGATCCCGTGCAACACTGGTGATCTTTCTCACAACACTTCGGACTTGGAGGCAGATAACTATTCTGGCTACTTTCACAACATTTGA
- the LOC107221644 gene encoding D-glucuronyl C5-epimerase B yields MLYMMMRVNLKTLLLVLVASVCSSLLTLWYYCGLKNSDWKSTLQYKHSVLDRASNELPGNEEIDCYINGEYSIGCRKEGDEVYLPFSFIHKYFEIYGKLATYDGLQRFEWSHSYSKLVSPKGKYDPRGVFMYFENYNVEVRERVKCVSGSDGVPISTQWESQGYYYPTQIAQFGLSHYSKNLTEPEPHKKTIEDSDKTQQTWTVPQGSVVSRQYDKLVNSYVMKYATPETSSSGISLKFDHVLDLVLKLDLCTKDNGSVTVVLQSREKKDVYYLHYTTRNLVMHTRDNHIYYGIGLSNNRWKHLTRDLVVDLQKGLNLNDKTKKKLSRSKLKAIKMILYGSGMIDNVTLSTSEHMEQFYDAARWLAANQNVTSGGWPNPVRRKVATGMATLEPGWYSSMGQGHAISVLSRAYYHSGEKRYLQAAIRGLRPFRLSSAKGGVAASFLGKYIWYEEYPTTPSSFVLNGFIFSLLGLYDLKTIALGKDADEASALFDQGMASLKSMLTLYDMGSRTTYDLRHFTLRTAPNLARWDYHAIHVNQLLLLSTIDNDPIFTTTAERWIGYMNGKRAAHN; encoded by the exons AT GTTGTACATGATGATGAGAGTCAACTTGAAGACATTGCTGCTTGTCCTCGTTGCCTCTGTTTGCAGCTCTTTATTGACCTTGTGGTACTACTGCgggttaaaaaattcagattgGAAATCAACCCTGCAGTACAAA CACAGTGTACTTGATCGGGCTAGTAATGAACTCCCAGGAAATGAAGAAATCGACTGTTATATCAACGGCGAATATTCTATTGGGTGTCGAAAAGAAGGGGATGAAGTTTACTTGCCATTCTCATTCATCCATAAGTACTTTGAG atataTGGAAAGCTTGCAACATATGACGGTCTACAGAGATTCGAGTGGTCTCACAGCTACTCTAAGCTAGTGAGTCCAAAGGGTAAATACGACCCGCGAGGGGTGTTTATGTACTTTGAGAATTACAATGTTGAGGTTCGAGAAAGAGTAAAGTGTGTGAGCGGAAGTGATGGAGTGCCAATTTCCACTCAATGGGAAAGTCAGGGTTACTATTATCCAACACAGATTGCCCAGTTCGGGCTTTCCCATTACAGTAAGAACCTGACCGAGCCAGAACCacataaaaaaacaattgaggATTCCGATAAGACTCAACAAACTTGGACGGTTCCTCAGGGGTCGGTGGTTTCGAGACAATATGATAAACTGGTCAACAGTTATGTTATGAAATATGCCACTCCAGAAACTAGCAGCTCTGGTATATCACTGAAGTTTGATCACGTGCTTGACCTGGTACTGAAATTGGACTTGTGCACTAAGGACAATGGCAGCGTCACCGTTGTACTTCAATCTAGGGAAAAAAAGGATGTGTATTATCTGCACTATACAACAAGAAACTTAGTTATGCACACTAGAGACAATCATATTTATTATGGAATTGGTTTGTCCAACAACCGTTGGAAGCATCTCACTAGAGATCTAGTAGTTGATTTGCAGAAAGGGCTTAATTTGAATGACAAGACAAAGAAGAAATTGTCACGGTCGAAGCTGAAG GCCATCAAAATGATACTTTATGGTTCTGGAATGATTGACAATGTGACACTCTCGACCAGTGAACATATGGAACAATTTTATGACGCTGCTCGTTGGCTTGCTGCTAATCAAAATGTGACTTCAGGGGGTTGGCCCAATCCCGTTAGACGAAAAGTTGCTACTGGAATGGCGACCCTGGAACCTGGATG GTACTCCAGCATGGGTCAAGGGCACGCCATCTCAGTATTATCCAGAGCTTATTACCATTCTGGCGAGAAAAGATATTTGCAGGCAGCTATCAGAGGCCTACGACCTTTCAGATTGTCTTCTGCGAAAGGCGGAGTGGCTGCTTCTTTTCTTGGTAAATACATTTGGTATGAAGAGTATCCCACGACACCTTCTTCTTTTGTACTTAACGGTTTCATATTCTCACTGCTTGGCTTATACGATTTGAAAACAATAGCATTAGGCAAAGATGCCGACGAAGCATCGGCACTTTTTGACCAAGGTATGGCGTCGCTAAAAAGCATGCTGACACTCTATGATATGGGTTCAAGAACTACTTATGATTTACGTCACTTTACGCTCAGAACCGCGCCAAATTTAGCCAGGTGGGATTATCATGCAATACACGTCAATCAACTTCTATTACTAAGCACGATAGATAACGACCCAATTTTTACCACGACTGCTGAACGTTGGATAGGATATATGAACGGAAAACGTGCCGCACATAACTAG